DNA sequence from the Clostridia bacterium genome:
GGGTTGACCAAGTTGGCCGGACGTTCACCCTTAAGTCCGGCCAACAGGTTCTTAGCCGCCGTAATTGCCATCTTGGTCCGAGTAGCTACGGTGGCACTACCGATATGGGGCAAAAGAACCACGTTTTCCAGCTGAATTAGCGGGCTGTCAATGGGGAGCGGCTCCTTTTCATAAACATCCAAGCCCGCCGCCCAGATCAGTTTCTTTTGCAAAGCTTCAATTAAAGCCGCCTCGTCTACAACTGGCCCCCGAGCCACATTGACCAGTACCGCCGTAGGCTTCATGAGACTGAGTTCGCGTTTGCCGATCAGTCCCCGGGTTTCTTCGGTCAACGGAACGGTAATGACCACAAAATCGGCTTCCCTCAACAAAACCTCCAGCTGGCAATACCGGGCTCCCAGCCGGAGCTCGGCCTCAGGCTGCTGTTTGCGGCCGTAGTAAAGAATCTGCATATTGAATCCGCGGGCTCGAGCCGCTACAGCTTTGCCAATGCGCCCCAACCCCACTATCCCCAGGGTAGCGCCGTAAACATCTTGTCCTACCATGAAGTTGGGAGCCCAGCTTTTCCACTGGCCACTACGGACGATCCTCTCTCCCTCGCCCAACCGCCGAGCAGCAGCTAAGAGCAGGGCCCAAGCCAAGTCCGCCGTAGTTTCGGTTAGCACTCCGGGGGTATTGGTTACCATGATGCCCCGAGCCGTAGCCGCGGCCACATCTATATTGTCAAAGCCCACTGCCATGTTGGCAATTACCCGCAGGCGCGGCCGGTTAGCCGGTTGGGCCGGAAGCATGTCAGCTGGCACCGGGTCCTGACCCATTATTAAGGCCCCATCCACCTGTGCA
Encoded proteins:
- a CDS encoding D-glycerate dehydrogenase, producing MPCVCAIGGLLWRTNLHVRRISALTSRPKVFISRIVAREAEDLLRAECDCEVWPHHDLPCPGQVLAEKLAQVDGALIMGQDPVPADMLPAQPANRPRLRVIANMAVGFDNIDVAAATARGIMVTNTPGVLTETTADLAWALLLAAARRLGEGERIVRSGQWKSWAPNFMVGQDVYGATLGIVGLGRIGKAVAARARGFNMQILYYGRKQQPEAELRLGARYCQLEVLLREADFVVITVPLTEETRGLIGKRELSLMKPTAVLVNVARGPVVDEAALIEALQKKLIWAAGLDVYEKEPLPIDSPLIQLENVVLLPHIGSATVATRTKMAITAAKNLLAGLKGERPANLVNPEVL